In Macaca nemestrina isolate mMacNem1 chromosome 9, mMacNem.hap1, whole genome shotgun sequence, a single genomic region encodes these proteins:
- the LOC105496642 gene encoding outer kinetochore KNL1 complex subunit ZWINT isoform X4, with protein MEAAETEAEAAALEVLAEVAGILEPVGLQEEAELPAKILVEFVVDSQKKDKLLCSQLQVVDFLQNILAQEDTAKGLDPLASEDTSRQKAIAAKEQWKELKATYREHVEAIKIGLTKALTQMEEAQRKRTQLQEAFEQLQAKKQVAMEKRRAAQNQWQLQQEKHLQHLAKVSAEGKLLFPEAEAEAENLPDDKPQQLTRPQEQSTGDTMGRDAGVSFKAVSLQPAGDANLP; from the exons ATGGAGGCGGCGGAGACAGAGGCGGAAGCTGCAGCCCTAGA GGTCCTGGCTGAGGTGGCAGGCATCCTGGAACCTGTAGGCTTGCAGGAGGAGGCAGAACTGCCAGCCAAGATCCTGGTTGAGTTTGTGGTG GACTCCCAGAAGAAAGACAAGCTGCTCTGCAGCCAGCTTCAGGTAGTGGACTTCCTGCAGAACATCCTGGCTCAGGAGGACACTGCTAAGGGTCTGGACCCCTTGGCTTCTGAAGACACCAGCC GACAGAAGGCAATTGCAGCTAAGGAACAATGGAAAGAGCTGAAGGCCACCTACAGGGAGCACGTAGAGGCCATCAAAATTGGCCTCACCAAGGCCCTGACTCAGATGGAGGAAGCCCAGAGGAAGCGGACACAACTCCAGGAAGCCTTTGAGCAGCTCCAGGCCAAG AAACAAGTGGCAATGGAGAAACGCAGAGCAGCCCAGAACCAGTGGCAACTACAACAG GAGAAGCATCTGCAGCATCTGGCAAAAGTTTCTGCAGAG GGTAAGCTGTTGTTCCCTGAGGctgaagctgaggcagagaatcttCCAGATGATAAACCCCAGCAGCTGACTCGACCCCAGGAGCAGAGTACAGGAGACACTATGGGGAGAGATGCTGGTGTGTCCTTCAAG GCTGTCAGCCTACAACCTGCTGGAGATGCAAATTTGCCATGA
- the LOC105496642 gene encoding outer kinetochore KNL1 complex subunit ZWINT isoform X2, which produces MEAAETEAEAAALEVLAEVAGILEPVGLQEEAELPAKILVEFVVDSQKKDKLLCSQLQVVDFLQNILAQEDTAKGLDPLASEDTSRQKAIAAKEQWKELKATYREHVEAIKIGLTKALTQMEEAQRKRTQLQEAFEQLQAKKQVAMEKRRAAQNQWQLQQEKHLQHLAKVSAEVRERKTGTQQELEGVFQKLGNLKQQAEQEQDKLQRYQTFLQLLYTLQGKLLFPEAEAEAENLPDDKPQQLTRPQEQSTGDTMGRDAGVSFKAVSLQPAGDANLP; this is translated from the exons ATGGAGGCGGCGGAGACAGAGGCGGAAGCTGCAGCCCTAGA GGTCCTGGCTGAGGTGGCAGGCATCCTGGAACCTGTAGGCTTGCAGGAGGAGGCAGAACTGCCAGCCAAGATCCTGGTTGAGTTTGTGGTG GACTCCCAGAAGAAAGACAAGCTGCTCTGCAGCCAGCTTCAGGTAGTGGACTTCCTGCAGAACATCCTGGCTCAGGAGGACACTGCTAAGGGTCTGGACCCCTTGGCTTCTGAAGACACCAGCC GACAGAAGGCAATTGCAGCTAAGGAACAATGGAAAGAGCTGAAGGCCACCTACAGGGAGCACGTAGAGGCCATCAAAATTGGCCTCACCAAGGCCCTGACTCAGATGGAGGAAGCCCAGAGGAAGCGGACACAACTCCAGGAAGCCTTTGAGCAGCTCCAGGCCAAG AAACAAGTGGCAATGGAGAAACGCAGAGCAGCCCAGAACCAGTGGCAACTACAACAG GAGAAGCATCTGCAGCATCTGGCAAAAGTTTCTGCAGAGGTGAGGGAGCGTAAGACAGGGACTCAGCAGGAGCTTGAGGGGGTGTTTCAGAAACTTGGAAACCTGAAGCAGCAGgcagaacaggagcaggacaaGCTGCAGAG GTACCAGACCTTCCTCCAGCTTCTGTATACCCTGCAGGGTAAGCTGTTGTTCCCTGAGGctgaagctgaggcagagaatcttCCAGATGATAAACCCCAGCAGCTGACTCGACCCCAGGAGCAGAGTACAGGAGACACTATGGGGAGAGATGCTGGTGTGTCCTTCAAG GCTGTCAGCCTACAACCTGCTGGAGATGCAAATTTGCCATGA
- the LOC105496642 gene encoding outer kinetochore KNL1 complex subunit ZWINT isoform X3, with translation MEAAETEAEAAALEVLAEVAGILEPVGLQEEAELPAKILVEFVVDSQKKDKLLCSQLQVVDFLQNILAQEDTAKGLDPLASEDTSRQKAIAAKEQWKELKATYREHVEAIKIGLTKALTQMEEAQRKRTQLQEAFEQLQAKKQVAMEKRRAAQNQWQLQQEKHLQHLAKVSAEGKLLFPEAEAEAENLPDDKPQQLTRPQEQSTGDTMGRDAGVSFKASDFPHHPQPSFQERL, from the exons ATGGAGGCGGCGGAGACAGAGGCGGAAGCTGCAGCCCTAGA GGTCCTGGCTGAGGTGGCAGGCATCCTGGAACCTGTAGGCTTGCAGGAGGAGGCAGAACTGCCAGCCAAGATCCTGGTTGAGTTTGTGGTG GACTCCCAGAAGAAAGACAAGCTGCTCTGCAGCCAGCTTCAGGTAGTGGACTTCCTGCAGAACATCCTGGCTCAGGAGGACACTGCTAAGGGTCTGGACCCCTTGGCTTCTGAAGACACCAGCC GACAGAAGGCAATTGCAGCTAAGGAACAATGGAAAGAGCTGAAGGCCACCTACAGGGAGCACGTAGAGGCCATCAAAATTGGCCTCACCAAGGCCCTGACTCAGATGGAGGAAGCCCAGAGGAAGCGGACACAACTCCAGGAAGCCTTTGAGCAGCTCCAGGCCAAG AAACAAGTGGCAATGGAGAAACGCAGAGCAGCCCAGAACCAGTGGCAACTACAACAG GAGAAGCATCTGCAGCATCTGGCAAAAGTTTCTGCAGAG GGTAAGCTGTTGTTCCCTGAGGctgaagctgaggcagagaatcttCCAGATGATAAACCCCAGCAGCTGACTCGACCCCAGGAGCAGAGTACAGGAGACACTATGGGGAGAGATGCTGGTGTGTCCTTCAAG
- the LOC105496642 gene encoding outer kinetochore KNL1 complex subunit ZWINT isoform X1, whose protein sequence is MEAAETEAEAAALEVLAEVAGILEPVGLQEEAELPAKILVEFVVDSQKKDKLLCSQLQVVDFLQNILAQEDTAKGLDPLASEDTSRQKAIAAKEQWKELKATYREHVEAIKIGLTKALTQMEEAQRKRTQLQEAFEQLQAKKQVAMEKRRAAQNQWQLQQEKHLQHLAKVSAEVRERKTGTQQELEGVFQKLGNLKQQAEQEQDKLQRYQTFLQLLYTLQGKLLFPEAEAEAENLPDDKPQQLTRPQEQSTGDTMGRDAGVSFKASDFPHHPQPSFQERL, encoded by the exons ATGGAGGCGGCGGAGACAGAGGCGGAAGCTGCAGCCCTAGA GGTCCTGGCTGAGGTGGCAGGCATCCTGGAACCTGTAGGCTTGCAGGAGGAGGCAGAACTGCCAGCCAAGATCCTGGTTGAGTTTGTGGTG GACTCCCAGAAGAAAGACAAGCTGCTCTGCAGCCAGCTTCAGGTAGTGGACTTCCTGCAGAACATCCTGGCTCAGGAGGACACTGCTAAGGGTCTGGACCCCTTGGCTTCTGAAGACACCAGCC GACAGAAGGCAATTGCAGCTAAGGAACAATGGAAAGAGCTGAAGGCCACCTACAGGGAGCACGTAGAGGCCATCAAAATTGGCCTCACCAAGGCCCTGACTCAGATGGAGGAAGCCCAGAGGAAGCGGACACAACTCCAGGAAGCCTTTGAGCAGCTCCAGGCCAAG AAACAAGTGGCAATGGAGAAACGCAGAGCAGCCCAGAACCAGTGGCAACTACAACAG GAGAAGCATCTGCAGCATCTGGCAAAAGTTTCTGCAGAGGTGAGGGAGCGTAAGACAGGGACTCAGCAGGAGCTTGAGGGGGTGTTTCAGAAACTTGGAAACCTGAAGCAGCAGgcagaacaggagcaggacaaGCTGCAGAG GTACCAGACCTTCCTCCAGCTTCTGTATACCCTGCAGGGTAAGCTGTTGTTCCCTGAGGctgaagctgaggcagagaatcttCCAGATGATAAACCCCAGCAGCTGACTCGACCCCAGGAGCAGAGTACAGGAGACACTATGGGGAGAGATGCTGGTGTGTCCTTCAAG